Genomic DNA from Phoenix dactylifera cultivar Barhee BC4 unplaced genomic scaffold, palm_55x_up_171113_PBpolish2nd_filt_p 002585F, whole genome shotgun sequence:
CTTTCGCTTGTGCatattttccttccttttttcaaTAAGAATTATGAGTGTTCCGCTATGAACAGAAACATTACATATATACAATCTTGTGATGGAGGGTGGATAAATTTTGGCAGATCACCCGAACAGCTTTCCTGCAAGAGGAGTCCAAAGTAGAAAACAAGCTTTAATGCGATGGGGAACTCCTTACCCTTCCTTAGGTCTCGAAGGAAAGAGAGCAGATGAAAATTTTCAGGCTTTACAGAATATCTCAAAGGTGTCACATGAATTGATGGCTAGCTGCTCGATCACTCCAATAGTGTCTACTTTGGCCGTCAGCACTCGCATTCTTTGTTATGAGCCAATACTATACTTACCTAACAAGCTTGGAGGACTTCAGAATTAGTGAACTAAACTAgtagctctctctctcctctctctctctctctgaggatATGTCTCAAGCGTACTAAAGATCTATCCTTAATTAGGTGACATAGGATCCTCACAATACTATTGCTGTCCTTGGAACCATCAACTCTCGGCTACGGGAGCTTGCGAGGATGCTTGTTAATTTAGCAACGGTGGGGCCATCATGGGTTGTCGGTGTCTTGGACATAAGGAGCAGTTGTGGGCAAAGTGACAACTGCAGGACAAGCACCCGGGCAACCCTATGGAATCCATCAGCTTGCTCGCATTTAGCTCTTCACCATGAAGCAGCGAACCCAAGGTAACAAAAGTTCCAAGCTTCGGGGTTTAAGCGCAAGTCTAAAATCCAAGTGCAAAGGAAAAATACAGTTTTCTCAAACCCCGTATCATCTGTTTCAAATTAAAGGCAtgtctgcaaaaaaaaaaaaaaaaaaaaggtcagcCTCCATTCAACTTAACAAACCTTTCTCGTCTCAACAATCGAAATTTAGAAAATTGCCTCAATTCTCTTAAAACTTCTAACGATCAACCAAAGAAACTTGTTtttgaaaattcaaaatcaTTGAGGTTCCAAGAAGATGAAGGAATATGAATTGATTACAAATAATCAACTAAACACTCCTCTTACCCCAAATTGCATTGAGTAATAATCAGGTGGCAGACTTTTTATACTTCGGCAGAATCAAAAGCTCTGATACAATGAAGATATCATATTTCAGTACTTCATTATTACTTATCCACCATGAAAATCTTATGTCACATGGGATGCTGCAAGCTACTCCACTGTCATGATATCTCCTGTATAAAAGGCAAGAGACAAATTTCTGCCAGCAAAACCCTTGGTTGACCAGCCCCTCTCATCAACAATCCATTCAATATGCCATGCACCAAGCCACATACCATGCCAGTGTCCCATGGACATCATAATAGAGGCTTAGAAGCCACAAGCACAGtctccaaaaccaaaaaagaaaacaagtcaGTGTACAAAAGGCAGCTCATAAGGAAGATATATAGGATTATAAACTTTTAATACCTGCTTCAAATAAATACCACAGGTTGCCATCGGCGTCAAATAGAGCACCATACGAACCATTTATAGCAAGCCTTAAACAACAggaaaaaagccaaaaaaaaaaaacaccaacaGTACCTAGTACTTTTTTATCACATACTTCGCACCCTTCAGATCCTAGTGCATCTATAACCTTTTACATGACAGCACAACTACTGGTGTTCTCATCACTGAAAAGATGGGCACCGTAGTCTCCAGTCTCTGGCTGGTGGTAGAGATAGGGACTTGGATGGTAGGGATAGTAATAGCCAGTGTATGGAGGGATTTGAGGAGCCCTGTTGTGCATCATCTGGGGTTGCATGTACCTGCTTTCGTTCATCAGCATGCTGCTGTTGTTGAGTCCTCCTCTGGGGTTCATCACCATGGCGGATGGATGATTCTGATAGGTTTGCAGGTTCCCCATCATGGGTGTCTGATGAGCCCCACCAAGCCCCCCAACACCACCACCATTCGCTGGGAAGCCTGTGGGGAAGGTGGTCCctagctgctgctgctgctgctgggcTTGGTGGAACCCCAAGCCATTGTTCCCACCAAGACCTTGGAGCCCTCCCATGGCGCCCATCAGGCCATTGATGTCGCTCACCCTCCTGCCTTCCCCTGCATTAAGACTGCCGCCACCCAAGTGGGCAGCATTGCCCATCTTGTTGTTGGGGAGTGCGGCGTTTAAGACCTTCTGGTCTGGTGGCCCATTTGGGCCCTTGCGCCCTGCATTCTGGTTGGGGTTTCCACCACCTTTCTTTCCTGCTCCATTGTTGCCATTCCCACCAGCAATGCCATTTTTCTTGGCAttagctgctgctgctgctgttgccGCATTATTTGCCTGCCTCAGTAGATTGAGCTGATTCATCTTCTCACCAAGGATCCGAAGCTCGTCAACGTCAtcctcgtcgtcgtcgtcgtcggcgTCGGCGTCGTCGTCTTCGCAGTCGTCGTCGTCGGAGCTGAAGGAATCAAGCTTGTCGTGCTGGTTCTTGAAGGCTTTGAGGCCTTGAAAGAAGGCCTGGTTGGGGTTGCCTCTGTTGTTCTTGGTGCCATCTTTAAGGGAATGGGCAGCTGCTTGGTGCTGCTGGTTGGGCTTGTGGCTCTGGTTGTTGGGCTTCTGAGTCCAGAGCTCTGCATGCTTGCCTGATCTGGCCAGCTTCTTGAGCAGGGTCTTGGAGTCCACATTTCCTGAGACCGTCACCTTCTGATGCTCTGCATCTATGCTCACAGTATAGACTCCTGAATGAGATGGAGAAAGGATCAGATATGTGTGCACAAGCCGAACAAGATGGTCATACAGGACCGGGAGTATCCAGAGTTTGCCCTCTTGCAATGTCACTACTATTATCTTATATTTGTTTCTCTGATTGCAAAGTTTTGAGCTGGGGTAATGACCAAACAGCGAGAAGAAACTATCAAAACTTTATTTCTCACTACAATTCTTACATATCGGAGGAAAATAAATTCTAGGATGAGGGGGAggaagaaacaaaaaagaaaggatataTCTTCGTTGATGAACAATTCCATATTTTAAATTCTTAATAGATTGTCACGCATCAACACAAACAAAGGCCCTGAACCACAAGAAGCAGAAAAGAAGGACAACCTCCATGTGTGCTAAGAAATCTATCAATTTGTTTACTGTAGAGGTGGAAGGACAACGCTATCCATCCTCGCCACTGTCGTACTCAGAAGGTTAGAGACagtaaaagaaaatgaataaaaTGGATACCCAGACAACTCTTGAATATTTCAACTACTTATTTCCATGTCAAGATATTTCAGACCTTGGTTTACTGTCGAATTTAAGAAGAAATAAGAAACCAtatttataaaacaaaataaaatccaTCAAGTAATAAAACACCTTAAGTTTTGGCACTTTTctcacttttttctttcttgaaaagaCAGCTATATGAAAACAAAGTACCTTCGATCCTTTGAAGAATCTTCTTCACCTCCTGCTTACATCCATCGCAGTGTATGTTCACTTTGAGGATGAACGTCTGCAAGAAACAACATATATACAAACAAACCCATCAAAATAGCTCCCGTTCACATTCTTCGCTTTCTGGAGGCGCGCTATAAGGATATTATACaccgagaaagagaggagaacgGGAGGAAAGGATGTGATACCTGTATCTTGAGGAGCTTAAAGTTATCATCTTTAGTCATTTCCACTACTGTTGATGTGTCTTCTGAGAAAACTAGAAAATATAAC
This window encodes:
- the LOC120103787 gene encoding heavy metal-associated isoprenylated plant protein 32-like, which encodes MTKDDNFKLLKIQTFILKVNIHCDGCKQEVKKILQRIEGVYTVSIDAEHQKVTVSGNVDSKTLLKKLARSGKHAELWTQKPNNQSHKPNQQHQAAAHSLKDGTKNNRGNPNQAFFQGLKAFKNQHDKLDSFSSDDDDCEDDDADADDDDDEDDVDELRILGEKMNQLNLLRQANNAATAAAAANAKKNGIAGGNGNNGAGKKGGGNPNQNAGRKGPNGPPDQKVLNAALPNNKMGNAAHLGGGSLNAGEGRRVSDINGLMGAMGGLQGLGGNNGLGFHQAQQQQQQLGTTFPTGFPANGGGVGGLGGAHQTPMMGNLQTYQNHPSAMVMNPRGGLNNSSMLMNESRYMQPQMMHNRAPQIPPYTGYYYPYHPSPYLYHQPETGDYGAHLFSDENTSSCAVM